The Rhizobium favelukesii sequence GAACGCGGAAGCCGTCGCCGCCACGCATCCTGGAGATGACGTTCATGCGGCTCTGGAAGAGCATTTCGTTCTTCGACGGGAAGCCAAGGCTCCTGTCTTCGATGCACGACGTTACAGCGTAGGCTTCTGCTTGGATTTGCCGATACCCCCTTGCCGAGCCCCGCTGGCCCGTTTGACGACGAACGGCTCTCTTGCGTCGAGCTGATGTCCCCTCGGGTTACCTGGGTCTATCGAGACCAATAAGTGCGATTTAATGTTCCTGTTTTTGCGCGAATATGCAACGAGCTTGCATACGTCGAGCAAGGCTGTGGCGACCACGGCGTCTCCAAAAACATCGCCCCATTCTGCAAAGCCGCGATTGGACGTCAGGATCATCGCTCCTCTCTCGTAGAGGGCGTTGACGAGTTGGAAGAACAGATTGCCGCCGCCGGCGATGACCGGCAGATAACCGATCTCGTCTTGCAGCCGTCCTTCGCGTTCGGCTCTGGACAGGGCGGCAATGAGATCGGCCAGTGTGCAGAAGTAGACGCTTTTGCCGGCTTTGACAGCTTCGACGCCGAGCGCGACTGCCAGATGGCTTTTGCCGGTTCCCGGCGGCCCGAGGAAATGAATGGCCTCGTGGCGGTCAACAAAACCGAGTTGTGCGAGGGTGAAGATCCGATCTCTATCGAGCGATGGTTGAAACGTGAAATCGAAACCGGTCAGCGTTTTGATGGTCGCCAGGCGTCCCATCCGGAGGGCGGTCTTTATGCGGCTGTTCTCCCGCAGTGTCAGCTCTTCGGAAAGAAGGATGTCGATTGCTTCGAGAGCCGATAGTTCCCCTTGTTCCAATCGACGGACAACATGGTCGAGTGCTTCAAGGGCACGCGGTATCTTCAAGCCGACAAGATCATGACGAATGCGATCGATCATCGACGGCACAGAATCGAGAGCGGTGCTCATGTGCGGTTCTCCTGCGCCATGGCTCGGGCGACAGCGTCATAGAAGGCAAGCGGTCGCTGTATGACCCTGTCTCCGGATCCATGAAGAATGATCTGGTCGTTATTGACGTGTGGTCGCGATTGCTGCTGTAAGCGAAGTGTCCTGTGACCGGGTTCGACGCGGCGCTGATGACGCCCCTCCAACACTGGATGCACAGCAATGAGGGTGCCGTCCTCGAAGATCTGAACTTCATTGGCCAGGGTATGAACCTCGACAAGCCGCCTTCTGGTGGCGTCGGGTCGGTGAAGATGACCTGAAACTGGGCGAAATCCACCTGGGCCTGTTCGCCGGGAGCTGTTTCGAACCGAACTTCAAATCCCTGCTCTGAGGTCGGACGAACGTCTCTGAGAAAGTCTGTGACAGCGGTGTAACCCCCGACATATCCGCGATCCTTCAGCTCTCGCAGGAGTCTGCGGCCACTGAGGCCAGGATAGGCAGCAACCCGTCAAGCGGTGAATGGATCGATCACCGTAGCTCGAGGCTTCCTTGGCCCGTAAGCAGGTGCCTCAAGACCACGCTCGATATATTTGCGGATTGTCTTTCGATCGACACCGGTCTGTCTGGCGATCGCTGACACCGACACCC is a genomic window containing:
- a CDS encoding ATP-binding protein; this translates as MSTALDSVPSMIDRIRHDLVGLKIPRALEALDHVVRRLEQGELSALEAIDILLSEELTLRENSRIKTALRMGRLATIKTLTGFDFTFQPSLDRDRIFTLAQLGFVDRHEAIHFLGPPGTGKSHLAVALGVEAVKAGKSVYFCTLADLIAALSRAEREGRLQDEIGYLPVIAGGGNLFFQLVNALYERGAMILTSNRGFAEWGDVFGDAVVATALLDVCKLVAYSRKNRNIKSHLLVSIDPGNPRGHQLDAREPFVVKRASGARQGGIGKSKQKPTL